From the Cryptomeria japonica chromosome 2, Sugi_1.0, whole genome shotgun sequence genome, one window contains:
- the LOC131034047 gene encoding truncated basic helix-loop-helix protein A isoform X5 has protein sequence MCPGNLCHHGQAWEDEQLAINNLTKGLQAAVKSIQWTYSIYWKYCPYHRLLKWGGGYYNGRMNGTKMEDGGLQRTLKLRELYECLCSGREGEGNQWKPFSALTPEDLTDTEWFYFVSMTFTFAASFGLPGQALANGSPMWLFGANEADSKVFRRSLLAKSASIQTVICIPLIDGVLELGSNDLVHEDQDIMLQAKRLFLEHYLKPELLEYSSASP, from the exons ATGTGTCCTGGAAACTTGTGTCATCATGGGCAAGCATGGGAAGATGAGCAACTTGCCATTAACAATCTGACCAAAGGACTTCAAGCTGCTGTGAAAAGCATTCAATGGACATATTCAATCTACTGGAAATACTGCCCTTACCATAG GCTGCTGAAGTGGGGTGGTGGGTATTACAATGGGAGAATGAATGGCACAAAAATGGAGGATGGGGGCCTGCAGAGGACATTGAAGTTGAGAGAACTTTATGAGTGCCTTTGCAGTGGTAGAGAGGGTGAAGGGAATCAATGGAAGCCTTTTTCTGCATTGACTCCAGAAGACCTGACTGACACTGAATGGTTCTACTTTGTTTCCATGACCTTCACCTTTGCTGCTTCTTTTGG ATTACCTGGTCAAGCTCTGGCAAATGGGTCTCCCATGTGGCTATTTGGAGCTAATGAAGCTGACAGTAAAGTCTTCAGACGTAGCCTTCTTGCCAAG AGTGCCAGCATTCAG ACTGTCATCTGCATCCCTCTCATAGATGGTGTGCTGGAATTGGGTAGCAATGATCTG GTACATGAAGACCAAGATATAATGTTACAGGCAAAAAGGCTTTTCCTTGAACATTATTTGAAGCCAGAGCTTTTGGAATATTCTTCAGCTAGCCCTTAA
- the LOC131034047 gene encoding truncated basic helix-loop-helix protein A isoform X4 yields MCPQAMCPGNLCHHGQAWEDEQLAINNLTKGLQAAVKSIQWTYSIYWKYCPYHRLLKWGGGYYNGRMNGTKMEDGGLQRTLKLRELYECLCSGREGEGNQWKPFSALTPEDLTDTEWFYFVSMTFTFAASFGLPGQALANGSPMWLFGANEADSKVFRRSLLAKSASIQTVICIPLIDGVLELGSNDLVHEDQDIMLQAKRLFLEHYLKPELLEYSSASP; encoded by the exons ATGT GTCCACAAGCAATGTGTCCTGGAAACTTGTGTCATCATGGGCAAGCATGGGAAGATGAGCAACTTGCCATTAACAATCTGACCAAAGGACTTCAAGCTGCTGTGAAAAGCATTCAATGGACATATTCAATCTACTGGAAATACTGCCCTTACCATAG GCTGCTGAAGTGGGGTGGTGGGTATTACAATGGGAGAATGAATGGCACAAAAATGGAGGATGGGGGCCTGCAGAGGACATTGAAGTTGAGAGAACTTTATGAGTGCCTTTGCAGTGGTAGAGAGGGTGAAGGGAATCAATGGAAGCCTTTTTCTGCATTGACTCCAGAAGACCTGACTGACACTGAATGGTTCTACTTTGTTTCCATGACCTTCACCTTTGCTGCTTCTTTTGG ATTACCTGGTCAAGCTCTGGCAAATGGGTCTCCCATGTGGCTATTTGGAGCTAATGAAGCTGACAGTAAAGTCTTCAGACGTAGCCTTCTTGCCAAG AGTGCCAGCATTCAG ACTGTCATCTGCATCCCTCTCATAGATGGTGTGCTGGAATTGGGTAGCAATGATCTG GTACATGAAGACCAAGATATAATGTTACAGGCAAAAAGGCTTTTCCTTGAACATTATTTGAAGCCAGAGCTTTTGGAATATTCTTCAGCTAGCCCTTAA
- the LOC131034047 gene encoding truncated basic helix-loop-helix protein A isoform X2, whose amino-acid sequence MQEFHGCTQQTTNGHVESTLIDRQKCPTSWYPHSKLSCFFQCFCACITGPQAMCPGNLCHHGQAWEDEQLAINNLTKGLQAAVKSIQWTYSIYWKYCPYHRLLKWGGGYYNGRMNGTKMEDGGLQRTLKLRELYECLCSGREGEGNQWKPFSALTPEDLTDTEWFYFVSMTFTFAASFGLPGQALANGSPMWLFGANEADSKVFRRSLLAKSASIQTVICIPLIDGVLELGSNDLVIIFSSGT is encoded by the exons ATGCAGGAATTTCATGGTTGTACACAGCAAACGACAAATGGGCACGTTGAAAGCACATTGATAGATAGACAAAAATGCCCCACTTCCTGGTATCCTCACTCAAAACTGTCTTGTTTCTTTCAATGTTTCTGTGCTTGCATTACAG GTCCACAAGCAATGTGTCCTGGAAACTTGTGTCATCATGGGCAAGCATGGGAAGATGAGCAACTTGCCATTAACAATCTGACCAAAGGACTTCAAGCTGCTGTGAAAAGCATTCAATGGACATATTCAATCTACTGGAAATACTGCCCTTACCATAG GCTGCTGAAGTGGGGTGGTGGGTATTACAATGGGAGAATGAATGGCACAAAAATGGAGGATGGGGGCCTGCAGAGGACATTGAAGTTGAGAGAACTTTATGAGTGCCTTTGCAGTGGTAGAGAGGGTGAAGGGAATCAATGGAAGCCTTTTTCTGCATTGACTCCAGAAGACCTGACTGACACTGAATGGTTCTACTTTGTTTCCATGACCTTCACCTTTGCTGCTTCTTTTGG ATTACCTGGTCAAGCTCTGGCAAATGGGTCTCCCATGTGGCTATTTGGAGCTAATGAAGCTGACAGTAAAGTCTTCAGACGTAGCCTTCTTGCCAAG AGTGCCAGCATTCAG ACTGTCATCTGCATCCCTCTCATAGATGGTGTGCTGGAATTGGGTAGCAATGATCTGGTGATTATTTTCAGTTCTG GTACATGA
- the LOC131034047 gene encoding truncated basic helix-loop-helix protein A isoform X1, translated as MQEFHGCTQQTTNGHVESTLIDRQKCPTSWYPHSKLSCFFQCFCACITGPQAMCPGNLCHHGQAWEDEQLAINNLTKGLQAAVKSIQWTYSIYWKYCPYHRLLKWGGGYYNGRMNGTKMEDGGLQRTLKLRELYECLCSGREGEGNQWKPFSALTPEDLTDTEWFYFVSMTFTFAASFGLPGQALANGSPMWLFGANEADSKVFRRSLLAKSASIQTVICIPLIDGVLELGSNDLVHEDQDIMLQAKRLFLEHYLKPELLEYSSASP; from the exons ATGCAGGAATTTCATGGTTGTACACAGCAAACGACAAATGGGCACGTTGAAAGCACATTGATAGATAGACAAAAATGCCCCACTTCCTGGTATCCTCACTCAAAACTGTCTTGTTTCTTTCAATGTTTCTGTGCTTGCATTACAG GTCCACAAGCAATGTGTCCTGGAAACTTGTGTCATCATGGGCAAGCATGGGAAGATGAGCAACTTGCCATTAACAATCTGACCAAAGGACTTCAAGCTGCTGTGAAAAGCATTCAATGGACATATTCAATCTACTGGAAATACTGCCCTTACCATAG GCTGCTGAAGTGGGGTGGTGGGTATTACAATGGGAGAATGAATGGCACAAAAATGGAGGATGGGGGCCTGCAGAGGACATTGAAGTTGAGAGAACTTTATGAGTGCCTTTGCAGTGGTAGAGAGGGTGAAGGGAATCAATGGAAGCCTTTTTCTGCATTGACTCCAGAAGACCTGACTGACACTGAATGGTTCTACTTTGTTTCCATGACCTTCACCTTTGCTGCTTCTTTTGG ATTACCTGGTCAAGCTCTGGCAAATGGGTCTCCCATGTGGCTATTTGGAGCTAATGAAGCTGACAGTAAAGTCTTCAGACGTAGCCTTCTTGCCAAG AGTGCCAGCATTCAG ACTGTCATCTGCATCCCTCTCATAGATGGTGTGCTGGAATTGGGTAGCAATGATCTG GTACATGAAGACCAAGATATAATGTTACAGGCAAAAAGGCTTTTCCTTGAACATTATTTGAAGCCAGAGCTTTTGGAATATTCTTCAGCTAGCCCTTAA
- the LOC131034047 gene encoding truncated basic helix-loop-helix protein A isoform X3, whose protein sequence is MQEFHGCTQQTTNGHVESTLIDRQKCPTSWYPHSKLSCFFQCFCACITGPQAMCPGNLCHHGQAWEDEQLAINNLTKGLQAAVKSIQWTYSIYWKYCPYHRLLKWGGGYYNGRMNGTKMEDGGLQRTLKLRELYECLCSGREGEGNQWKPFSALTPEDLTDTEWFYFVSMTFTFAASFGLPGQALANGSPMWLFGANEADSKVFRRSLLAKLLHIHVLCRVPAFRLSSASLS, encoded by the exons ATGCAGGAATTTCATGGTTGTACACAGCAAACGACAAATGGGCACGTTGAAAGCACATTGATAGATAGACAAAAATGCCCCACTTCCTGGTATCCTCACTCAAAACTGTCTTGTTTCTTTCAATGTTTCTGTGCTTGCATTACAG GTCCACAAGCAATGTGTCCTGGAAACTTGTGTCATCATGGGCAAGCATGGGAAGATGAGCAACTTGCCATTAACAATCTGACCAAAGGACTTCAAGCTGCTGTGAAAAGCATTCAATGGACATATTCAATCTACTGGAAATACTGCCCTTACCATAG GCTGCTGAAGTGGGGTGGTGGGTATTACAATGGGAGAATGAATGGCACAAAAATGGAGGATGGGGGCCTGCAGAGGACATTGAAGTTGAGAGAACTTTATGAGTGCCTTTGCAGTGGTAGAGAGGGTGAAGGGAATCAATGGAAGCCTTTTTCTGCATTGACTCCAGAAGACCTGACTGACACTGAATGGTTCTACTTTGTTTCCATGACCTTCACCTTTGCTGCTTCTTTTGG ATTACCTGGTCAAGCTCTGGCAAATGGGTCTCCCATGTGGCTATTTGGAGCTAATGAAGCTGACAGTAAAGTCTTCAGACGTAGCCTTCTTGCCAAG CTGCTGCATATTCATGTCCTCTGCAGAGTGCCAGCATTCAG ACTGTCATCTGCATCCCTCTCATAG